A genome region from Frankiaceae bacterium includes the following:
- the groES gene encoding co-chaperone GroES — protein MPTATKVNIKPLEDRIVVQANEAETTTASGIVIPDTAKEKPQEGTVIAVGPGRFEDGQRIPLDVKEGDVVVYSKYGGTELKYGAEEYLVLSARDVLAIIEK, from the coding sequence ATGCCGACCGCCACCAAGGTCAACATCAAGCCGCTCGAGGACCGCATCGTCGTCCAGGCCAACGAGGCCGAGACCACGACCGCGTCGGGCATCGTGATCCCGGACACCGCCAAGGAGAAGCCGCAGGAGGGCACGGTCATCGCCGTGGGCCCCGGCCGCTTCGAGGACGGGCAGCGCATCCCGCTGGACGTCAAGGAGGGCGACGTCGTCGTCTACAGCAAGTACGGCGGCACGGAGCTCAAGTACGGCGCCGAGGAGTACCTCGTGCTCAGCGCCCGCGACGTCCTCGCGATCATCGAGAAGTAG